The genomic window GAGTGCGGCCACGGCTTCGCCAGCGCCCGCTGGGAGGGGCCCGAGTGGCTCCAGGCGGCCTATCCCTTCAAGGTGCGCAGCTTCCTAGAGGTCATGGACGAGTACCTGGAGCAGGGCCGCATCCGGGTGGACCCGGGCATGAACACCAAGGCCGTCACGCTCCACGACCCCTGCAACCTGGTGCGCCACGGCGGCGTCACCGAGCCGCAGCGGCGCATCCTGGCGAAGACGGTCTCCTGTTTCCGCGAAATGACCCCCAACCGCGCGGAGAACTTCTGCTGCGGCGGCGGCGGGGGCCAGCTGGCCATGGGCGCCTACAAGGAGCGCCGCATGCGCTCGGGCGGCATGAAGGCGCAGCAGATACGCGACTCGGGCGCCAAGGTCGTGGTGGCGCCCTGCCACAACTGCATCGACCAGCTCTCGGAACTGAACAAGGAATACAAGCTGAACGTCCAGATCAAGACGGTCGCCGAGATGGTGGCCGACGCACTGGTGACCGAACCCCCCACAGGTGAGCCATGACCCAGACCGGAACCCTTTCCCCCTTCCAGGCCCATTCCCCCGCGGGGGGGCTGACGTACCTCGACAACGGGGCGACGTCCTTCCCCAAGCCGCCGGAAGTCTACGAGTTCATGGACACCTTCTACCGCACCTACGGCGTGAACCCGGGCCGCAGCGGTTTCGACCTCTGCATCGAGGCGGGCACGCTGCTCGACACCACCCGCAAGCTGCTCACCGCCTTCTTCGGAGGCACGGACCCCAACCGCCTCGTCTTCGGCTACAACTCCACCGACGCCCTGAACCTGGCCATCTTCGGCACCCTCGCCGAAGGGGACCACGTCATCACCACCCACCTGGAGCACAACGCCACGCTGCGCCCCCTCTGGCACCTCCAGGAGGCCGGCACCCAGGTGGACTGGGTGGACTTCGAGGACGACGGCTACGTGGATCCCGCGAAGATCATCGCCCGCATGATGAAGGGCACCCGCGCCGTGGTCATGAACCACGGAAGCAACGTGCTGGGCACGGTGCAGGACGCCGCGGCGGTGGGACGCGCATGCAGGGAACGCGGAATCCTCTTCATCCTGGACGTGAGCCAGACCGCGGGCATGGTGCCCGTGAAGATGGACGAGCTGGGGGCGGACATCGTCTGCTTCACCGGCCACAAGAGCCTCATGGGCCCCATGGGCATCGGCGGGATGTACGTGCGGGAGGGCGTGGAGATCCGGCACACCCGCGCCGGCGGCACCGGCGTGCGCAGCGCCCAGCGCAACCACCTGGACGAGTATCCCTACCGCATGGAGTACGGCACCCCCAACCTCCCCGGCATCGCGGGCCTCAACGCCGGCGTCAACTGGGTGAACCGCCACGGCCTCGGGGCCATCCACCACCACGAGATGGAGCTGTGGCGCCAGCTGCGGGACGGCCTGAAGGCCATCGAGGGCGTCACGCTCTACTGCCAGGAGGACGCCGGCAAGGAGCGCATCAGCGTCCTGACCTTCAACGTGGACGGCCTGGAGGCCGCCGACACCGGCACCATGCTGGACGTGGACTACAACATCGCCTGCCGCACCGGCCTGCACTGCACCCCCATGGTCCACGAGCACCTGGGCACGGACAGGCTCCACGGCGCCGCGCGCTTCGGCATCGGCCCCTTCAACACGTCCGCGCACATCGCTGCGGCGGTTTCGGCCGTGGGCGAGATCGCGGAGATGCAGCGCAAGCGCAAGCACTGAACGTTTTTCATTCCTTTCTCGGCGAACCTCGGCCGCCTCGGCGATGCATTCCGTTTCAAGACGCTCCGGCGCATTGATTCTTTGCGCCGCAAGAGCATGGAAAATGAATGCATCGCCGAGGCGGCCGAGGTTCGCCGAGAAAAAAATCTAGGCAAGCGCTCCCGGGGCCGGGTTGAGGCCATCCATGGCCCTTCGCAGGGCCTCGCGGATCGTGAAGTCGTCGCGGTCCGCGGGGTCCGCGGGGTCCCACAGGGCGATGCCCACGGCGATGGGACCGAACTTCGCGCGCACCCGCTGCACCAGGAATTCCGCGCCGTCCAGCGAGGTGCGGGGCAGGAGGAGCAGGAAGGTCTCCTTGCCCATGTCCACCAGCAGGTCCTCGCCGCGGGCCTGGTCGGAGATCTCGCGCAGGGCCTTGCGTGTGTCCCGGTTCAGCGAGGTCTTCCAGGCCACCAGGGCCATGGGCTCGGAGCGCCTGCGGGCCATGAAGAGGTAGGCCTTGAGCCAGATATCGAGGTAGCGCCGGCTGGGGAGGCGCGTGGCCTGGGCCTCCAGGGCGCTGTCCTCCACCACGGACATGGTGAGGTCCAGGGCCTCCCGCGTCATGTGGAGCTCCTGCTTGAGGAGCTCGATCTCCATGGCGCTGCCCAGGAGGTTGGCCACCATGCTCACGAAGACGATGTCGGCGCGGGAGTATTTCTGGGGGGTGGAGCTCTGGACGCTCAGCACGCCGATGACCTTGTCGCCCTTTCGCAGGGGCACCCCGATGTAGGAGCGCACGGCCATGTCCTGGAAGGCGCTGTGGCCCTTGAGGTCCGTGTCCTCCTTGGCGTCCCGGATCACCAGCGTCCGCGGCGAGTGCTCCAGCACCTGGGGGCAGAAGTTCTTGTTGGGGTCGAAGGTGGAGAGGTCCAGGTCGGAGCCGTCCAGGGTCGCCCACCAGAGGGTCTCGTAGCCCAGGTCGGTGATCCGGACGATGACGGCCCGGTCCACCATCAGCTGGGACACCAGCAGCTTGAGGCCCTTCTCGAAGAGCTCCGTGGCGTCCGGGAAGCCGGGCTCCACCAGCTCCCGGAGGGCATCCAGGTGCATGGGACGCCGGGATTTGGCTCCTGCTTTGGCGGCGGAGGCGTTCTTCCTCGACTTGTTCATGCCGTGATTATATCCAACCGGGGGTCGGGTCCACCTTCCTGCGCAAAAAAGACTAGAACTCCGGCGGCGTGAGGGTCCGCAGGTAGTCGGTGAGCAGCCGGTGACGGCCCAGAGCCGCCCGGCGCTTCTTCTGGTAGATGAAGAACCGGTCCTCCCGGGGCCGGACACCCGGCAGAACCGCGGTGAGCGCCCCCCGCTCCAGTTCGCCCAGCACGCTGTAGGTGGGGGCCAGCAGGACCCCGAGGCCCTCCACGGCGGCGTTGATCATGGCCCGGATGTGGTTGACCTCGATGATCCGGTGGAAGTCGGGCCGGCCCTCCTCGGGAAGGGCCAGGAGGAATCGATGCCACCAGGCGCCCGCCTTGTCCAGGGAGAGCACCGGCCGGGAGCCCAGGTCCCCGGGGGAGGCGATCCCGCCGGTGGCCAGGAAGGACGGCGCGGCGGCCACCACGTAGGTCTCGATGAACCAGGGGAGCTTCTGCAGGTCGGGCAGGAGGTGCTCCCGGCAGTCGATGATGATGTCCAGGTCGTCCCGCAGGAGGGGCGTGAGCAGGTCGTGGGCGAGGGTGAAGTCGATCTCCAGGTCCGGGTGCTCCGCAAGGAAGGGGCCCATGTGGCGCATGAGGATGCTGCTGCCGAATTCGACCGTGGCCCCCAGGCGCAGGCGCCCCCCCGCCGTGGCCAGCCCCAGGCCCTCGGCGGCGGCCTCCAGGGTCGCGAAGACCTCCTCGCAGGCCTGGAAGAGGTGCCGCCCATCCTCGGTCAGGCGCGGCTCCCGGTTCCGGCGGTCCACCAGGAGGGTGCCGGCGCCGGCCTCCAGCTTGGCCACCGCGTGGCTGATGGCGGACTGCGTGAGGTTCAGCTTCCGGGCGGCCCGGGTGAAGCTCCCGGTGGTGCCCAGGGCGTGGAAGGCTCGCAATTGGTACAGGTCTAGTTGGTTGGCCATATCCATGAATTGTACTCATAGTTGGCGTGAAAAGAACGATTTTGAGTGTCAGTTTCAATGGGCGTATATATCTAGGCCAGAGGTGAACGACATGCAGGCAGTCATGGAGAAGGTCCTGGCGAAACTCGGAATCGCGGAGCACAACCTGGGCGGGTTCAACGGGGAATGGATCGGCAGCGGCCGCAACCAGGACGTCGTCTCCCCGGTGGACGGCGCCACGCTGGCCACCGTGGCCAACATCACCAAGGAGGAGTTCGACGCCGTGCTGGCCCGGACCCACGAGGCCTGGAAGTCCTGGCGCCTGGTGCCCGCCCCCAAGCGGGGCGAGGTGGTCAAGGAGCTGGGCGACGAGCTGCGCCGCAACAAGGAGGCCCTGGCCGAGCTGGTCACCCTGGAGATGGGCAAGACGCTGCGGGAGGGCCTGGGCGAGGTCCAGGAGATGATCGACATCTGCGACCTGGCGGTGGGCCTGTCCCGGCAGCTCTACGGCCTGACCATGCCCAGCGAGCGCCGCATGCACCGCCTGCAGGAGCAGTGGCTCCCCCTGGGCGTCGTGGGCGTGATCACCGCCTTCAACTTCCCCGTGGCCGTGTGGAGCTGGAACACCGCCATCGCCCTGGTGTGCGGCGACACGGTGCTGTGGAAGCCCTCCAGCAAGACGCCCCT from Geothrix sp. 21YS21S-2 includes these protein-coding regions:
- a CDS encoding aminotransferase class V-fold PLP-dependent enzyme, translated to MTQTGTLSPFQAHSPAGGLTYLDNGATSFPKPPEVYEFMDTFYRTYGVNPGRSGFDLCIEAGTLLDTTRKLLTAFFGGTDPNRLVFGYNSTDALNLAIFGTLAEGDHVITTHLEHNATLRPLWHLQEAGTQVDWVDFEDDGYVDPAKIIARMMKGTRAVVMNHGSNVLGTVQDAAAVGRACRERGILFILDVSQTAGMVPVKMDELGADIVCFTGHKSLMGPMGIGGMYVREGVEIRHTRAGGTGVRSAQRNHLDEYPYRMEYGTPNLPGIAGLNAGVNWVNRHGLGAIHHHEMELWRQLRDGLKAIEGVTLYCQEDAGKERISVLTFNVDGLEAADTGTMLDVDYNIACRTGLHCTPMVHEHLGTDRLHGAARFGIGPFNTSAHIAAAVSAVGEIAEMQRKRKH
- a CDS encoding GAF domain-containing protein; amino-acid sequence: MNKSRKNASAAKAGAKSRRPMHLDALRELVEPGFPDATELFEKGLKLLVSQLMVDRAVIVRITDLGYETLWWATLDGSDLDLSTFDPNKNFCPQVLEHSPRTLVIRDAKEDTDLKGHSAFQDMAVRSYIGVPLRKGDKVIGVLSVQSSTPQKYSRADIVFVSMVANLLGSAMEIELLKQELHMTREALDLTMSVVEDSALEAQATRLPSRRYLDIWLKAYLFMARRRSEPMALVAWKTSLNRDTRKALREISDQARGEDLLVDMGKETFLLLLPRTSLDGAEFLVQRVRAKFGPIAVGIALWDPADPADRDDFTIREALRRAMDGLNPAPGALA
- a CDS encoding LysR family transcriptional regulator, producing the protein MANQLDLYQLRAFHALGTTGSFTRAARKLNLTQSAISHAVAKLEAGAGTLLVDRRNREPRLTEDGRHLFQACEEVFATLEAAAEGLGLATAGGRLRLGATVEFGSSILMRHMGPFLAEHPDLEIDFTLAHDLLTPLLRDDLDIIIDCREHLLPDLQKLPWFIETYVVAAAPSFLATGGIASPGDLGSRPVLSLDKAGAWWHRFLLALPEEGRPDFHRIIEVNHIRAMINAAVEGLGVLLAPTYSVLGELERGALTAVLPGVRPREDRFFIYQKKRRAALGRHRLLTDYLRTLTPPEF